Proteins found in one Arthrobacter pascens genomic segment:
- the gatC gene encoding Asp-tRNA(Asn)/Glu-tRNA(Gln) amidotransferase subunit GatC yields MAAINRDDVAHLARLAHIEMSAEELDRMAGELAVIVDSVKSVSEAAGDDVPATSHPIPLSNVFRDDVVGHTFTADQALSGAPDSDENRFKVPAILDEA; encoded by the coding sequence ATGGCTGCGATCAACCGTGACGACGTCGCGCATCTCGCGCGGCTCGCTCACATCGAGATGAGTGCTGAAGAGCTGGACAGGATGGCCGGCGAACTCGCCGTCATCGTTGATTCGGTCAAATCCGTGAGTGAAGCCGCCGGGGACGACGTCCCGGCAACCTCCCACCCGATCCCGCTGAGCAATGTGTTCCGCGACGACGTTGTGGGCCACACCTTCACCGCGGACCAGGCACTGTCGGGAGCTCCGGATTCCGATGAGAACCGTTTCAAGGTCCCGGCAATCCTGGATGAGGCATAA
- a CDS encoding sensor histidine kinase, producing the protein MQRSGPRPPLRFSTQTLLLQLGVVLLVVLLSAAVHAWLTYDRLGTEAENQALTLARTVASDPSVRTDVLAISEQPGTPPAAELRSGPLMAEAESARIRTGALFVVITDETGLRLAHPDPERLGEKVSTDPSDALSGKEITTRNTGTLGPSAGAKVPVYAPGTSTVVGEVSVGYSMETVGQSVARDIGPVALTAAGALLAGVLASFLLRRRLQRLTLGLEPEEISTLVHDQVAVLQGVDDGVVGVSADGRISVFNAAAQRLLGLPDLAGTLWADAPVPDRLRSLTRPDAEEADALELVSAGRVLVASARKALHRNEDLGWVVMLRDRTELQQLTRQLDAVGTMSTALRAQRHEFANQLHTIAGFMGMGQHQQAREYLARLAATGPLKFPVDQAELLQDPYLQAFVGAKGVEADERGVTLRIGPETLVRGQVTEPQDVTTVLGNLIDNAVNAAVAGSAADRWVELEVLHEPDDGGGTLHIVVADSGDGLGPGTDPEAVFAEGFTTAAGPVNPGPLRASGGQGLGLALARQLARRRGGDVRVLEPGSEGGPGAVFMASLPRTTAGSPGNGVKDLAGKDNNA; encoded by the coding sequence ATGCAGCGTTCCGGGCCACGGCCGCCGTTGCGGTTCTCCACCCAGACCCTGCTCCTGCAGCTGGGGGTTGTCCTGCTGGTGGTTCTGCTCAGCGCGGCCGTCCACGCCTGGCTGACGTATGACAGGCTCGGCACCGAAGCCGAAAACCAGGCCCTGACACTGGCCCGGACCGTCGCCTCGGACCCGTCCGTCCGGACCGATGTGCTGGCCATCAGCGAACAGCCCGGCACTCCCCCGGCCGCGGAACTCCGGTCAGGGCCGCTGATGGCCGAGGCAGAAAGCGCACGGATCCGGACTGGGGCCCTTTTTGTGGTGATCACCGACGAAACCGGCCTGCGGCTGGCGCACCCCGATCCAGAGCGCCTGGGCGAGAAAGTCAGCACCGATCCCTCCGACGCCCTGTCCGGCAAGGAAATCACCACCCGGAACACCGGAACCCTGGGCCCCTCCGCAGGTGCCAAGGTGCCCGTCTACGCACCGGGCACCAGCACTGTGGTGGGAGAAGTGAGCGTCGGCTACTCCATGGAGACCGTTGGCCAGAGCGTGGCCCGGGACATCGGACCGGTGGCCCTCACCGCTGCGGGGGCGCTGCTCGCCGGCGTGCTGGCATCCTTCCTGCTGCGTCGCCGGCTGCAGCGGCTCACGCTCGGCCTGGAACCGGAGGAAATCAGCACCCTGGTCCATGACCAGGTGGCCGTCCTCCAGGGCGTGGACGACGGCGTCGTCGGCGTTTCCGCGGATGGCCGGATCAGCGTGTTCAACGCTGCCGCACAGCGCCTCCTGGGGCTGCCGGACCTCGCCGGGACCCTGTGGGCTGACGCGCCGGTGCCGGACCGGCTGAGGTCGCTGACGCGGCCGGACGCGGAGGAGGCGGACGCGCTGGAACTGGTGTCTGCCGGGCGCGTGCTTGTGGCCAGCGCACGGAAGGCCCTGCACCGCAACGAGGACCTGGGCTGGGTAGTGATGCTCCGTGACCGCACCGAACTGCAGCAGCTGACCCGGCAACTGGACGCCGTAGGCACCATGTCCACGGCCCTGCGGGCCCAGCGCCACGAGTTCGCCAACCAGCTGCACACCATCGCCGGCTTCATGGGAATGGGGCAGCACCAGCAGGCACGGGAGTATCTGGCACGGCTGGCCGCCACGGGCCCGCTGAAATTCCCGGTGGACCAGGCGGAGCTGCTCCAGGACCCCTACCTGCAGGCCTTTGTGGGTGCGAAGGGGGTGGAAGCCGACGAACGCGGTGTCACCCTGCGGATCGGACCGGAGACCCTGGTACGCGGCCAGGTCACCGAGCCGCAGGACGTGACCACAGTGCTGGGCAACCTGATCGACAACGCGGTGAACGCCGCCGTCGCCGGCTCCGCCGCGGACCGGTGGGTGGAGCTGGAGGTGCTTCATGAACCGGACGACGGCGGCGGGACCCTGCACATTGTCGTCGCCGACTCCGGCGACGGGCTGGGGCCCGGAACGGATCCGGAAGCCGTATTTGCGGAAGGATTCACCACGGCCGCAGGTCCGGTGAACCCAGGTCCCCTCCGGGCCAGTGGCGGCCAGGGACTGGGGCTGGCACTGGCCCGGCAGCTGGCACGCCGCCGCGGCGGCGACGTCAGGGTATTGGAGCCGGGCTCCGAGGGCGGGCCGGGGGCTGTGTTCATGGCCTCGCTTCCGCGAACAACGGCCGGGAGTCCGGGAAATGGCGTCAAGGACCTGGCTGGAAAGGACAACAATGCCTGA
- a CDS encoding RidA family protein codes for MRKTFGTGSVWEQTLGYSRAVRVDNMLFISATAASGEDGIVGDDFYTQTQYILQKLGAVLADAGFDFADVVQSKLYLTDISKWEDAGRAHGEVFGDIRPTLSLVHVLPFLDPKMLVEIELVAQKSAS; via the coding sequence ATGCGCAAAACATTCGGCACCGGCTCTGTCTGGGAACAGACCCTCGGCTACTCCCGCGCCGTCCGGGTGGACAACATGCTCTTCATCTCCGCCACGGCTGCCAGCGGCGAGGACGGCATCGTGGGCGATGACTTCTACACGCAGACCCAGTACATCCTGCAGAAGCTCGGGGCGGTCCTGGCTGATGCCGGGTTCGACTTTGCCGACGTCGTGCAGTCCAAGCTGTACCTGACGGATATCAGCAAATGGGAAGACGCCGGCCGTGCCCACGGTGAGGTCTTCGGCGACATCCGCCCCACGCTGTCCCTGGTCCACGTGCTGCCGTTCCTTGATCCGAAAATGCTGGTGGAGATCGAACTCGTAGCCCAGAAGAGCGCCAGCTAG
- a CDS encoding CitMHS family transporter, with product MLVLLGFAMIAVFMVLIMTKKLTPVLALIIVPTVFGLFAGAGLGIGDMVMDSMKSMTSTAALLMFAIIYFGLMIDVGLFDPLVKFILRKLGNDPAKVVLGTAILAAAVSLDGDGSTTFILTTAAMLPVYLRLKMSPVVLTCVAGLANGTMNILPWGGPTARAATALKIDVNDVFVPMIPSLIAGLVVVFVFAWLLGLQERNRLRAIAPEIWGAPDSPEAFDGGTAAATAGTGRNGSPAPGTGSPAVGGSVAGPSIAVLDRTEMLVDERDSAMADTALDPNRSTLRPKLLWFNLGLTVAVMTVLVADVVPLPYVFMVGSAIALLVNFPKVKDQGAQLLAHAPSIVAVVSMVMAAAVLTGVLTGTGMVEAMSAWLVQIIPSSMGPFMAVITGVLSIPMTFFMSNDAFYFGVLPVLSETAAHYGVSAADMARASITGQPFHLQSPLVPAILLLVSLAKVDLGDHHKKVLWRTAVISLVMLGVGMLTGAIGIG from the coding sequence GTGCTGGTATTACTTGGATTCGCCATGATCGCGGTATTCATGGTCCTGATCATGACGAAGAAGTTGACGCCAGTGCTGGCGCTGATCATTGTCCCAACTGTTTTTGGCCTTTTTGCCGGGGCTGGACTGGGTATCGGGGACATGGTCATGGACTCGATGAAGTCCATGACCTCCACCGCAGCCCTGCTGATGTTCGCCATCATCTATTTCGGCCTGATGATCGACGTCGGGCTGTTTGATCCGCTGGTGAAGTTCATTCTCCGCAAGCTGGGCAATGACCCTGCGAAAGTGGTGCTGGGCACTGCCATCCTTGCTGCGGCCGTGTCACTGGACGGAGACGGCTCCACCACCTTCATCCTCACCACCGCGGCCATGCTGCCCGTATACCTCCGCCTTAAAATGAGCCCCGTGGTTCTCACCTGCGTGGCCGGGCTGGCCAACGGCACCATGAACATCCTGCCGTGGGGCGGTCCCACCGCCCGTGCCGCCACTGCGCTGAAGATCGACGTCAACGACGTTTTTGTTCCCATGATCCCCTCCCTCATTGCCGGCCTGGTTGTGGTGTTCGTCTTCGCCTGGCTGCTGGGCCTGCAGGAACGCAACCGCCTCCGCGCCATCGCTCCCGAGATCTGGGGAGCGCCGGATTCTCCGGAGGCGTTCGACGGCGGCACCGCCGCCGCCACGGCCGGTACCGGCCGCAACGGGTCACCTGCCCCCGGAACCGGAAGCCCCGCCGTCGGCGGTTCCGTTGCCGGTCCATCAATCGCTGTGCTCGATCGTACGGAAATGCTTGTTGACGAGCGCGACTCCGCCATGGCGGACACCGCACTGGATCCCAACCGCTCCACCCTCCGGCCCAAGCTGCTCTGGTTCAACCTTGGGCTGACGGTCGCCGTGATGACGGTGCTCGTTGCCGACGTCGTACCCCTGCCGTATGTCTTTATGGTGGGCTCCGCCATCGCCCTTCTCGTGAACTTCCCCAAGGTCAAGGACCAGGGCGCACAGCTGCTCGCCCACGCACCGTCCATTGTGGCCGTGGTCAGCATGGTCATGGCCGCTGCAGTCCTGACCGGTGTGCTTACCGGAACCGGAATGGTGGAGGCCATGTCCGCCTGGCTGGTCCAGATCATCCCGTCCAGCATGGGCCCGTTCATGGCTGTCATCACCGGTGTGCTCAGCATCCCCATGACGTTCTTCATGAGCAACGATGCCTTCTACTTCGGTGTGCTGCCCGTCCTGAGCGAAACTGCCGCACACTACGGCGTCAGCGCCGCGGACATGGCCCGCGCCTCGATCACCGGCCAGCCGTTCCACCTGCAGAGCCCGCTGGTTCCGGCCATCCTGCTGCTGGTTTCTCTCGCCAAGGTGGACCTCGGCGACCACCACAAGAAGGTCCTCTGGCGCACCGCGGTAATTTCCCTGGTCATGCTTGGCGTGGGGATGCTGACCGGAGCTATCGGTATCGGCTAG
- a CDS encoding GNAT family N-acetyltransferase, with product MQPQITIRPAVEADFDAVARITRDSYLAAGYFDSPDHPYMRQVQDVAERAAKATIWVAERDGEVVGSVTLAVAGEPYADIALADELEFRMLVVDPAVQRSGAGKAMVEAIIELARSLDGIKAVALTTGKTWESAHGLYRKTGFRRVPERDWFVPGTDIKLLVYRLDV from the coding sequence GTGCAGCCGCAGATAACCATCCGTCCCGCCGTTGAGGCAGATTTCGACGCCGTTGCGCGGATCACACGGGACTCGTACCTGGCCGCGGGCTACTTCGACAGCCCCGACCACCCCTACATGCGGCAGGTCCAGGACGTTGCGGAGCGTGCAGCGAAGGCCACCATCTGGGTGGCGGAGCGCGACGGGGAGGTCGTGGGTTCGGTGACGCTGGCCGTCGCCGGTGAGCCGTATGCGGACATCGCGCTGGCGGATGAACTGGAGTTCCGGATGCTGGTGGTGGACCCCGCAGTGCAGCGCAGCGGAGCCGGCAAGGCCATGGTGGAAGCCATCATTGAACTGGCCCGGTCACTGGACGGCATCAAAGCGGTGGCGCTCACCACCGGCAAGACCTGGGAAAGTGCCCACGGGCTTTACCGGAAGACCGGGTTCCGGCGCGTCCCGGAGCGTGACTGGTTTGTTCCGGGCACTGACATAAAGCTGCTTGTTTACCGGCTGGACGTCTAG
- a CDS encoding response regulator: MPEDYRVLIVDDDFHVAKLHAAYVDSVAGFLSLAPVGSASLALQAIHSLRPDLVLLDVYLPDASGLDLLQQLDVDTMILSAASDAASLRTAFRRGALGYLLKPFTADSLSQQLRSYARYRRILGQAGVLDQESVERAKRALIPGDVTPSAKPRSATEAAVLESLVPGEQYSAAEVAMRVGVSRATAQRYLSSLADDGAVDIQLRYGTTGRPEHRYGLPGQ; the protein is encoded by the coding sequence ATGCCTGAGGATTACCGGGTGCTGATCGTGGACGACGACTTCCACGTGGCCAAGCTCCACGCCGCCTACGTGGATTCGGTGGCGGGGTTCCTGTCCCTGGCGCCGGTGGGTTCGGCGTCGCTGGCGCTTCAGGCCATCCACAGCCTGCGCCCTGACCTGGTGCTGCTTGACGTGTATCTGCCGGACGCGTCGGGGCTGGACCTGCTGCAGCAGCTGGACGTTGACACGATGATCCTCAGCGCGGCGTCTGACGCAGCGTCGCTCCGGACGGCGTTCCGCAGGGGTGCCCTGGGATACCTCCTGAAGCCGTTCACGGCCGATTCCCTCTCGCAGCAGCTGCGGTCCTACGCCCGGTACCGCCGCATCCTTGGCCAGGCGGGGGTGCTGGACCAGGAATCGGTGGAGCGCGCCAAGCGGGCGCTGATTCCCGGCGACGTCACGCCCTCGGCCAAGCCCCGCTCCGCCACCGAGGCCGCGGTGCTGGAATCGCTGGTCCCCGGCGAGCAGTACTCGGCGGCGGAAGTCGCCATGCGTGTGGGCGTTTCCCGGGCCACGGCGCAACGGTACCTGTCCTCGCTGGCCGATGACGGCGCCGTCGACATCCAACTGCGCTACGGAACAACCGGCCGCCCCGAACACCGCTACGGCCTGCCGGGCCAATAG